Proteins found in one Zea mays cultivar B73 chromosome 1, Zm-B73-REFERENCE-NAM-5.0, whole genome shotgun sequence genomic segment:
- the LOC103644554 gene encoding LOW QUALITY PROTEIN: dynamin-related protein 4C-like (The sequence of the model RefSeq protein was modified relative to this genomic sequence to represent the inferred CDS: inserted 1 base in 1 codon), with amino-acid sequence MSKKRRTGDKLENDVEDTKRTALAIASGVTASAIAASYNDQIRPVLDAVDRLRHLKVTQXGIQLPTIVVVGDQSSGKSSVLESLAGISLPRGQGICTRVPLVMRLQGDPSTDSPKLQLEYSNGRVVTTTEAKVADAINAATAEIAGSGKGISDAPITLVVRKSGVPDLTLVDLPGITRVPVQGQPEDIYDQIANIIKEYITPKETIILNVLSATVDFPTCESIRMSQQVDRTGERTLAVVTKVDKAPEGLLEKVTMDDVHIGLGYVCVRNRVGDETYDQARVAEAQLFKNHPLLSQIDKSMVGIPVLAQRLMQIQATIIAKCLPDIVKQINDRLIRSSTELDRMPPDVINTGDAVRAFLHIVKKVCTSLENILVRGDFGCYPDEYYFHGTARVAEMLSRYAKKLPAECPRCSDEKFLAEEMRVLEETMSIKLPNFLPRSAFHVLLKKKVEMVSDVPQDLVSEVWEYVEDLVMKVLLQHSENFPQVQSSCRRAIQSLMEKTRARSAQHVKEMIEMELVAGYTASPDYMKTWEAIMVGQKKFMGSVENKSEPSKVTLECFGEVNVGHLRTHPDLAAQAFDLRARLTAYWKIIVLRLVDGLALHVLRGVKRLVENDLEDELANELLGNNMAGVERMLSPPPSNGTKRDRLKKSIILLQQSKEVVANIMDRISAADEA; translated from the exons ATGTCTAAGAAGCGTCGAACAGGGGATAAGCTGGAGAACGATGTCGAAGACACCAAACGCACGGCCTTAGCCATCGCCAGCGGCGTCACAGCAAGCGCCATCGCGGCCTCGTACAACGACCAGATCCGCCCCGTCCTCGACGCCGTAGACCGGCTGCGCCACCTTAAGGTGACCC GAGGCATCCAGCTGCCGACCATCGTTGTCGTCGGCGACCAGTCCAGCGGCAAGTCCAGTGTACTCGAGTCCCTGGCCGGCATCAGCCTGCCGCGTGGCCAGGGCATCTGCACGCGCGTGCCTCTTGTCATGCGGCTGCAGGGCGACCCTTCCACCGACTCGCCCAAGCTCCAGCTCGAGTACAGCAACGGCCGTGTGGTGACCACCACCGAGGCCAAGGTCGCGGACGCCATCAACGCTGCAACCGCAGAGATCGCTGGGAGCGGCAAGGGCATCTCCGACGCGCCCATCACCCTCGTCGTGCGAAAGAGCGGCGTGCCCGACCTCACCCTCGTCGACCTCCCAGGTATCACCCGTGTCCCCGTGCAGGGGCAGCCAGAGGACATCTACGACCAGATCGCAAATATTATCAAGGAGTACATCaccccgaaggagaccatcatccTGAACGTGCTCTCGGCCACGGTGGACTTCCCGACGTGCGAGTCTATCCGCATGTCGCAGCAGGTGGACCGCaccggcgagcgcacgctggccgTGGTCACCAAGGTCGACAAGGCCCCCGAGGGGCTGCTTGAGAAAGTCACCATGGACGACGTGCACATTGGCCTTGGCTACGTCTGTGTCCGTAACCGCGTTGGCGACGAAACGTACGACCAGGCGCGCGTTGCGGAGGCGCAGCTGTTCAAGAATCATCCGTTGCTTTCACAGATCGACAAGTCCATGGTCGGCATTCCAGTCCTTGCGCAGCGGCTAATGCAGATTCAAGCGACCATCATTGCCAAGTGCCTCCCCGACATTGTGAAGCAGATCAACGATCGCCTCATCCGCAGCAGCACCGAGCTGGACCGGATGCCTCCCGATGTCATCAACACTGGCGACGCCGTAAGGGCGTTCTTGCACATTGTCAAGAAGGTTTGCACTTCGCTGGAGAATATACTGGTCAGAGGCGACTTTGGCTGCTACCCGGATGAGTACTACTTCCATGGCACAGCTCGTGTTGCAGAGATGCTAAGCCGATATGCAAAGAAGCTGCCAGCGGAATGCCCAAGGTGCAGCGACGAGAAGTTTCTGGCGGAGGAGATGCGTGTTCTTGAGGAGACCATGAGCATCAAGCTCCCCAACTTCCTCCCAAGATCGGCGTTCCATGTCTTGCTCAAGAAGAAGGTGGAGATGGTCAGCGACGTGCCGCAAGACCTTGTCAGCGAGGTGTGGGAGTACGTGGAGGATCTAGTGATGAAAGTTCTGCTTCAGCACTCGGAAAACTTCCCCCAGGTGCAGTCGTCATGCCGCCGCGCCATCCAGAGCCTGATGGAGAAGACACGGGCACGGTCCGCGCAGCACGTCAAGGAGATGATAGAGATGGAGCTGGTGGCAGGCTACACGGCGAGCCCTGACTACATGAAGACTTGGGAAGCCATAATGGTAGGCCAGAAGAAGTTCATGGGTTCTGTGGAGAACAAGTCCGAGCCATCTAAGGTTACCCTGGAATGCTTCGGGGAAGTGAACGTGGGTCATCTTAGGACGCACCCTGACTTAGCAGCGCAGGCATTCGACTTGAGGGCACGGCTGACCGCGTACTGGAAGATCATAGTGCTCAGGCTCGTCGACGGATTGGCACTCCATGTGCTCCGCGGTGTCAAGCGGCTGGTGGAGAACGATCTCGAGGATGAGCTGGCCAACGAGCTCCTGGGCAACAACATGGCTGGGGTTGAGCGGAtgctgtcgccgccgccgagcaacgGAACCAAGCGCGACCGCCTCAAGAAGAGCATCATCCTGCTTCAGCAATCTAAGGAGGTCGTTGCAAACATCATGGACAGGATTAGCGCGGCAGACGAAGCCTAG